The following are from one region of the Chanos chanos chromosome 10, fChaCha1.1, whole genome shotgun sequence genome:
- the itpk1b gene encoding inositol-tetrakisphosphate 1-kinase produces MQTFLRGRRVGYWLSEKKMKKLNFLAFADMCRKRGIEVVQLDLSQPLEGQGPLDVIIHKLTDLILEADQNDTQALLLVQRVQDYIDAHPETIVLDPLPAIRTLLDRFKSYQLIHRIEDCMQDERICSPPFMVLNSEFGPDMLEQIKQHGLAFPFICKTRVAHGTNSHEMAIIFSAEDLKGVKPPCVIQSFINHNAVLYKVFVVGESYTVVERPSLKNFPTGPADRKAIFFNSHNVSKPESSSDLTSRENVEGVSQPPSDDVIRELSRALRQELGVSLFGIDVIINNQTGQHAVIDINAFPGYEGVPEFFNDLLNHITSLLQGRSPSDTPPAPSGHGIGAVQPPSGKLPTPPSGDRACTPSHEGCGVLGKESDSSPWIVEGDGGLKGSCQRLGCNTAMSPNFQQHCVSTIATKASSQ; encoded by the exons CTTGACCTGAGCCAGCCCTTGGAAGGCCAGGGTCCACTAGACGTCATCATTCACAAGCTAACAGACCTGATCCTGGAGGCAGACCAGAACGACACCCAGGCCTTGCTGCTGGTCCAGCGTGTACAG GACTACATCGATGCTCATCCAGAGACCATAGTGCTGGACCCACTCCCTGCCATCAGAACTCTATTGGATCGCTTCAAGTCCTACCAGCTGATCCACAGAATAGAGGACTGCATGCAAG atgagaggATCTGCTCCCCTCCGTTCATGGTGTTGAACAGTGAATTTGGGCCAGACATGTTGGAACAGATCAAGCAGCATGGGCTGGCATTCCCCTTCA TTTGTAAAACGCGAGTAGCACATGGAACCAATTCTCATGAG ATGGCGATCATCTTTAGTGCTGAGGACCTGAAGGGTGTGAAACCGCCCTGTGTAATTCAGAGCTTCATTAACCACAACGCTGTGTTATATAAGGTGTTTGTTGTAGGCGAGTCCTACACTGTGGTGGAGAGACCCTCCCTTAAAAACTTTCCCACTGGACCAGCTG accGAAAAGCCATTTTTTTCAACAGTCACAATGTGTCTAAGCCAGAGTCATCTTCAGATCTTACCTCT agggagaatgtgGAAGGTGTGTCCCAGCCGcccagtgatgatgtcatcagggAGCTGTCACGGGCCCTGCGGCAGGAGCTGGGCGTTTCTCTGTTTGGCATTGATGTCATTATAAACAACCAAACCGGTCAGCACGCCGTGATTGACATCAATGCATTCCCAG GATACGAAGGTGTTCCAGAATTCTTCAACGACCTCCTCAATCACATTACCAGCCTCCTCCAGGGCCGCTCACCCTCCGATACCCCGCCCGCCCCCTCAGGACACGGGATTGGGGCGGTACAACCTCCTTCTGGAAAACTACCGACTCCTCCATCGGGGGACCGAGCTTGCACCCCTTCCCATGAAGGCTGTGGCGTACTCGGGAAGGAATCCGACAGCAGCCCCTGGATCGTGGAGGGGGACGGAGGGTTGAAAGGTTCCTGTCAGAGACTGGGCTGTAACACAGCCATGTCCCCTAACTTCCAGCAGCACTGCGTGTCCACGATAGCCACAAAAGCCTCTTCACAATGA